One genomic window of Myxococcales bacterium includes the following:
- a CDS encoding FG-GAP repeat protein, translated as MKRGIAWLVGCGVAVAVATSCAALEPSATGLCGNGVIEDSEDCDEAIPATSGAACLPAGQLNACHYTCGVKSECPPAWGCDINEGICRRPGGTYTRKLRLETGAVRLVKGDFDGDGRADLVLSQASDLDGTSSSTGYFFSEGMRERERVRIPTRMGPPHVIPSALSDKALGVETPARDFPLSDLGFATTRGVGLLRGAEEEPFVPELLPFLKVAVASALVPIPSAPDPATGSSRGRITYGALVAGPGGRNTMATVRLDGENPPAKYLGEMDGDPAALASVTAPAGRALCFSTKANALAPPTTSCSHALVYFKDAPMGVVYIVDADSDVIPKRRPRILAPGPIDGLAVGDVDGDGLTDIVIGQGRGSDKASCPLMVAGATLRDTAPSGLDTLEFRPTALPNLSACRNEPFVGLAELNGDGVADFIYGGRVLFSSGAAGGPRTWAEAYRSPASPWTQLTVGDFDGDGRDDAVLAGLGQVDLTVLRGSQGEVRPLTVPTPEPVDTVVGGFFDGDRMLDIAYSTKSDGTRAGAAPGVRDAGPPPRDAGLLRDAAAPDAAAAPDAATSTPTPSSSVYVVFGGTEHETVRVGRKSGALQNLRRPLSDPTLPDIDVLGLQTRTAAETTLYAIYAPQGRGLVPLSGNTGEGGVIGGRGVAFADLHGTGRLDAVRLKLKQNFACKTDPPKAGVEVQPDLLTPPSVRKSRDGAMDSYDSPYHPLSPLAVAAGRVGAIPMAFAVGAAGASSASWGHGVGRKCRRGPCRPSSS; from the coding sequence ATGAAAAGGGGTATCGCGTGGCTCGTGGGGTGCGGTGTGGCGGTGGCCGTGGCCACGTCGTGCGCTGCGCTCGAGCCCTCCGCTACGGGCTTGTGCGGCAACGGCGTCATCGAGGACTCGGAGGACTGCGACGAGGCCATTCCGGCGACCTCCGGCGCCGCGTGTCTGCCCGCCGGGCAGCTCAACGCGTGCCACTACACGTGCGGGGTTAAGTCCGAGTGCCCGCCCGCGTGGGGCTGCGACATCAACGAGGGCATCTGCAGGCGCCCAGGCGGGACGTACACCCGAAAGCTCCGCCTCGAGACCGGCGCCGTACGTCTCGTGAAGGGCGACTTCGACGGCGACGGTCGCGCCGACCTCGTGCTGTCGCAAGCGAGCGACCTCGACGGGACGTCCTCCAGCACGGGGTACTTCTTCTCGGAGGGGATGCGCGAGCGCGAGCGCGTCCGGATCCCCACACGGATGGGCCCGCCTCACGTAATCCCGTCGGCGCTAAGCGACAAGGCCCTGGGCGTCGAGACGCCGGCGCGTGACTTCCCGCTCTCAGACCTCGGGTTCGCGACGACGCGAGGGGTCGGGCTGCTGCGCGGAGCCGAGGAAGAGCCGTTCGTCCCGGAGCTTCTACCCTTCCTGAAGGTGGCGGTCGCGAGCGCCCTCGTGCCCATCCCGAGCGCTCCGGATCCTGCGACTGGGTCCTCCCGAGGCCGGATCACCTACGGGGCCCTGGTCGCAGGCCCCGGCGGCCGCAACACCATGGCGACGGTGCGCCTCGACGGAGAGAACCCCCCGGCGAAGTACCTCGGCGAAATGGACGGGGACCCCGCGGCGCTCGCATCGGTGACAGCGCCCGCCGGCCGCGCCCTGTGTTTCTCGACGAAGGCGAACGCGCTCGCCCCTCCGACCACGTCGTGCAGCCACGCGCTCGTCTACTTCAAGGACGCCCCGATGGGGGTCGTCTATATCGTGGACGCCGATTCGGACGTCATCCCGAAACGTCGTCCGCGCATCCTGGCCCCCGGTCCCATTGACGGTCTCGCGGTGGGCGACGTCGATGGGGACGGCCTGACCGACATCGTCATCGGGCAAGGCCGGGGGAGCGACAAGGCCAGCTGTCCGCTCATGGTCGCCGGCGCGACGCTCCGCGACACGGCGCCGTCGGGGCTTGATACGCTCGAGTTCCGTCCGACCGCGTTGCCAAACCTGAGCGCCTGCCGGAACGAACCGTTCGTGGGGCTCGCGGAGCTCAACGGCGACGGCGTCGCCGACTTCATCTACGGCGGGCGAGTCCTGTTCTCGTCGGGGGCGGCGGGAGGGCCGCGCACCTGGGCCGAGGCCTACCGAAGCCCTGCCTCCCCGTGGACCCAGCTCACCGTTGGAGACTTCGACGGGGACGGGCGCGACGACGCGGTGCTGGCGGGGCTCGGGCAGGTCGACCTCACGGTGCTGCGCGGGTCACAGGGCGAGGTGCGACCCCTCACGGTCCCAACCCCGGAGCCGGTCGACACCGTCGTGGGCGGCTTTTTCGACGGCGATCGCATGCTCGACATCGCGTACTCGACCAAGTCGGACGGGACCCGCGCCGGTGCGGCTCCAGGCGTCCGCGACGCGGGGCCTCCGCCCCGCGACGCGGGGCTCCTTCGTGACGCCGCCGCGCCCGACGCCGCCGCCGCGCCCGACGCCGCGACATCGACGCCGACCCCCTCATCGTCCGTGTACGTCGTGTTTGGTGGCACGGAGCACGAGACGGTTCGTGTCGGGCGCAAGTCCGGCGCGCTCCAGAACCTGCGCCGACCCCTGTCGGATCCGACGCTCCCCGACATCGACGTCCTCGGCTTGCAGACGCGCACGGCCGCCGAGACGACCCTGTATGCGATCTACGCACCCCAAGGCCGCGGGCTCGTCCCTCTCTCGGGGAACACGGGAGAGGGCGGCGTAATCGGCGGTCGCGGGGTCGCGTTCGCCGATCTGCACGGCACCGGCAGGCTTGATGCCGTCCGCCTGAAGCTCAAGCAAAACTTCGCCTGCAAGACGGATCCGCCAAAGGCCGGCGTGGAGGTGCAGCCCGACCTGTTGACCCCGCCTTCGGTGCGAAAGTCGCGCGACGGCGCCATGGATTCGTACGACTCCCCGTACCACCCGCTGTCCCCGCTCGCGGTCGCCGCGGGGCGTGTCGGTGCGATCCCCATGGCGTTCGCGGTGGGCGCGGCGGGGGCAAGCTCCGCATCTTGGGGGCACGGTGTCGGCCGCAAGTGCCGAAGGGGCCCCTGTCGGCCAAGCTCGTCTTGA
- a CDS encoding VCBS repeat-containing protein, which produces MSPAERFSLVDLDGDGYDDLVFSDGGRVRLKGDAESPYGLYPGLVVVLRGDGTGKFSRVSPPDLRGRSFAKATLPNGRPGLAVLRAGKVVFYTFTNGEFGAAPAADVTLEDPNGRSLEVGDFDGDGLDDLAVLGGGVLKIYAGERAGLEGRVEREENSPRAPRALDGSRRCLRPCVPARSFHHAPPRAGGGAVRGPAKTQFSLGAQAYSTARYDVAVVAFAEAYRLLPRPEILFSLAQAEKKQCLATKDGALLKKALKHFREYYDRPERLAEGRRRSTRSRSLSPCRARQVMPSPARRRPPSPHARPRGSRCTRPSTDRRAARSSTSTGAAAAICRFPAPSRRANTTFTSGWRGTCRSSAT; this is translated from the coding sequence TTGTCGCCGGCGGAGAGGTTCTCGCTCGTCGACCTCGACGGCGACGGGTACGACGACCTGGTGTTCTCCGACGGCGGGCGGGTTCGCCTCAAGGGGGACGCCGAGAGTCCGTACGGCCTCTATCCGGGCCTCGTCGTCGTGCTGCGGGGTGACGGCACCGGCAAGTTCTCGCGGGTCTCGCCCCCCGACCTGCGTGGCCGCTCGTTCGCCAAGGCCACCCTGCCCAACGGCCGCCCGGGCCTCGCGGTCTTGCGCGCTGGCAAAGTTGTATTCTACACGTTCACGAACGGCGAATTCGGCGCAGCACCCGCCGCGGACGTGACGCTCGAGGATCCGAACGGCCGTTCGCTCGAGGTCGGTGATTTCGATGGCGACGGGCTGGACGACCTCGCCGTGCTCGGCGGCGGCGTCTTGAAGATTTACGCAGGCGAGCGCGCGGGCCTCGAGGGACGGGTTGAACGGGAAGAGAATTCGCCACGCGCGCCCCGGGCACTGGATGGGTCTCGCCGTTGCCTTCGGCCTTGCGTCCCCGCTCGCAGCTTCCATCACGCCCCGCCTCGCGCGGGCGGAGGCGCCGTCCGCGGCCCAGCCAAGACCCAGTTCAGCCTCGGCGCGCAGGCCTACAGCACCGCGCGCTACGACGTCGCGGTGGTGGCGTTCGCCGAGGCGTACAGGCTGCTCCCGAGGCCGGAGATCCTCTTTTCCCTCGCCCAAGCCGAGAAGAAGCAGTGCCTCGCGACCAAGGACGGCGCGCTGCTCAAGAAGGCCCTGAAGCACTTTCGGGAGTACTACGACCGGCCGGAGCGCCTGGCGGAAGGTCGGAGGCGGTCAACGCGATCTCGGAGCTTGTCGCCCTGCAGAGCACGCCAGGTTATGCCGTCGCCGGCGCGGCGGCGGCCCCCGTCGCCACACGCGAGGCCACGAGGCTCTCGGTGTACGCGGCCGTCGACGGACAGGCGCGCGGCGCGGAGCTCTACGTCGACGGGCGCAGCCGCGGCGATCTGCCGTTTTCCGGCCCCGTCTCGGCGGGCAAACACCACATTCACGTCCGGTTGGCGGGGCACGTGCCGGTCGAGCGCGACGTGA
- a CDS encoding ATP-grasp domain-containing protein, with amino-acid sequence MPFKKVLVANRGEIARRVIRTCKRLGVPTVAVYSEADAQSPHVREADESVLLGPAPAKDSYLNVPAVLDAIARTGADAVHPGYGFLSENSGFARSVATGGAAFIGPPPAVLDAFGDKMKARHVALSAGTTPVPGTDTPLALDTAEALVEATAVAERVGYPVIVKAVGGGGGIGMQIVRDAAGMERALKSCSDRGRASFSDARVYIERYVGKPRHIEVQVFCDAHGAAYALGERECSVQRRHQKIIEETPSPAAFFAGEAGEARRAALYEAALRVVRKVGYVGAGTCEFIADEAGELYFLEVNARLQVEHPATEMVTGLDLVEWQLRVAAGERLPDWSRLPRTGHAIEARICCEDPAKGFVPKPGPIHELAWTPDGEVLTREIRVESAVVAGNTVTPYYDPMIAKLCAWGDTRAAAIARLDALLAGVHIAPTVTNMPFVRRVLASPEFSSGEYDTGFAEPFAKRPPA; translated from the coding sequence ATGCCGTTCAAGAAAGTGCTCGTCGCGAACCGCGGCGAGATCGCCCGCCGCGTCATCCGCACCTGCAAGCGCCTCGGCGTCCCGACCGTCGCCGTGTACTCCGAGGCGGACGCCCAGTCGCCGCACGTCCGTGAGGCGGACGAGTCGGTGCTGCTCGGCCCCGCGCCGGCGAAGGACTCGTACCTCAACGTCCCCGCCGTGCTCGACGCGATCGCGCGAACGGGCGCGGACGCGGTGCACCCGGGCTACGGATTCCTGAGTGAAAACAGCGGGTTCGCGCGCTCCGTCGCCACGGGAGGTGCGGCGTTCATCGGCCCGCCGCCGGCGGTGCTCGACGCGTTCGGCGACAAGATGAAGGCGCGCCACGTCGCGCTCTCCGCGGGCACCACGCCTGTCCCCGGGACCGACACGCCGCTCGCGCTCGACACCGCGGAGGCGCTCGTGGAGGCCACCGCCGTGGCGGAGCGGGTGGGCTACCCGGTGATCGTGAAGGCGGTCGGCGGCGGGGGTGGCATCGGCATGCAGATCGTGCGCGACGCCGCGGGCATGGAGCGCGCGCTGAAGAGCTGCTCCGACCGAGGGCGCGCGTCGTTCTCGGACGCCCGCGTGTACATCGAGCGCTACGTCGGCAAGCCGCGGCACATCGAGGTGCAGGTGTTCTGCGACGCGCACGGCGCCGCCTACGCGCTCGGCGAGCGCGAGTGCAGCGTGCAGCGCAGGCACCAGAAGATCATCGAGGAGACCCCGTCGCCGGCGGCCTTCTTCGCGGGCGAGGCAGGTGAGGCGAGGCGCGCTGCGCTCTACGAAGCGGCGCTCCGCGTGGTGCGCAAGGTGGGCTACGTGGGCGCGGGCACGTGCGAGTTCATCGCCGACGAGGCGGGCGAGCTCTACTTTCTCGAGGTCAACGCGCGCCTGCAGGTCGAGCACCCCGCGACCGAGATGGTCACCGGCCTCGACCTCGTCGAGTGGCAGCTCCGCGTCGCCGCGGGCGAGCGCCTGCCCGACTGGTCGCGGTTGCCGCGGACCGGCCACGCGATCGAAGCGCGCATCTGCTGCGAGGATCCGGCGAAGGGCTTCGTGCCCAAGCCCGGGCCCATCCACGAGCTCGCGTGGACACCGGACGGCGAGGTGCTCACGCGGGAGATCCGCGTCGAGTCGGCCGTCGTCGCCGGCAACACCGTCACGCCCTACTACGATCCCATGATCGCCAAGCTGTGCGCCTGGGGCGACACGCGCGCGGCGGCGATCGCGCGGCTCGACGCCCTGCTCGCGGGGGTCCACATCGCGCCCACCGTGACCAACATGCCGTTCGTGCGGCGCGTGCTCGCGTCGCCCGAGTTTTCGAGCGGCGAGTACGACACGGGGTTCGCCGAGCCCTTCGCGAAGCGCCCTCCGGCGTAG
- a CDS encoding D-glycerate dehydrogenase, with product MTDVLVAGPLASEALGRIGATGARVEVYADGVGGELSPEAAAARALVPLLTTRVDRGLLARLPRLELVANVSAGVDHVDLDACRARGVAVTNTPDVLTDATADLAFALLLAAARRVGEAERVLRSGGFPPWNPAFMLGKRVAGATLGVVGFGRIGRAVARRAEGFGMRVLYTSRADPPPGAPAAERVPLAELLARADFVSLHVPLSAATRHLIGRAELARMKPGSVLVNTSRGAVVDEEALAEALAHGPLFAAGLDVYEHEPKVHPALLLRENAVLVPHIGSAEAETRRAMAMLAADNVVALLEGRPLLTPV from the coding sequence ATGACTGACGTCCTCGTGGCGGGCCCCCTCGCCTCCGAGGCGCTCGGGCGGATCGGCGCGACCGGCGCGCGCGTGGAGGTGTACGCCGACGGCGTCGGCGGCGAGCTCTCCCCGGAGGCCGCGGCCGCGCGCGCCCTCGTCCCGCTGCTCACGACGCGCGTCGACCGCGGGCTCCTCGCTCGCCTGCCCCGCCTCGAGCTCGTGGCCAACGTGTCCGCCGGGGTCGATCACGTCGACCTCGACGCGTGCCGCGCGCGCGGTGTGGCGGTCACGAACACGCCCGACGTGCTCACCGACGCCACGGCCGACCTGGCGTTCGCCCTGCTCCTCGCGGCGGCGCGGCGGGTCGGCGAGGCCGAGCGGGTCCTCCGGAGCGGCGGGTTTCCCCCGTGGAACCCGGCGTTCATGCTCGGCAAGCGCGTCGCCGGCGCGACCCTCGGGGTCGTCGGCTTCGGGCGAATTGGGCGCGCAGTGGCGAGGCGCGCCGAGGGCTTTGGAATGCGTGTACTCTACACGTCACGCGCCGACCCGCCGCCCGGGGCGCCGGCGGCCGAGCGCGTGCCGCTCGCGGAGCTGCTCGCCCGCGCCGATTTCGTCTCGCTCCACGTGCCGCTGTCGGCCGCCACGCGGCACCTCATCGGCCGCGCGGAGCTCGCCCGCATGAAGCCCGGCTCGGTGCTCGTGAACACGTCGCGAGGCGCGGTGGTCGACGAGGAGGCGCTGGCCGAAGCGCTCGCTCACGGGCCCCTGTTCGCCGCCGGCCTCGACGTCTACGAGCACGAGCCGAAGGTGCACCCCGCGCTGCTGCTGCGAGAGAACGCGGTGCTCGTGCCGCACATCGGCAGCGCCGAGGCGGAGACCCGCCGCGCCATGGCCATGCTCGCGGCGGACAACGTGGTGGCGCTCCTCGAAGGGCGCCCGCTGCTCACTCCCGTGTAG
- a CDS encoding insulinase family protein, with protein MTRVLHEPSRALPVVNLVVAFGTGAFFDPHGQEGLSRFTGRMLRRGTRGRSARELEAALDRLGGELSVEVSATTTTLHAQVIRRNLGGFVDLLAEVLGSPAFAPDEVERLRKKVLAELIEARDSDRHLAQVAFRAAMFEGHPFGRSAQGRPRTLATITPETLEAHYRGHYLRETATFGFAGDVGAQEASEIAERLSAALPSGAAPSFDALHDPPGPRGRRLVIVDKPERSQTQILIGALGTSGHDPDHVPLLVGTAIFGGTFTSRLMREVRSKRGWSYGASARLSVERVRHALTVWTFPASTDAPKCVALELDLLERFVERGVTPRETAFVRNYLVRSHAFEIDTPTKRLHQALDTHTLALPADYHTSYLERVRATTAASASAAVRERISTQDLAIVVVGTASTIEAELRAALPRLDDVRVVPFDADADAND; from the coding sequence ATGACGCGCGTCCTCCATGAGCCCTCGCGGGCGCTGCCGGTGGTCAACCTCGTCGTCGCGTTCGGCACCGGGGCGTTCTTTGATCCCCATGGACAAGAGGGCCTGTCGCGCTTCACGGGTCGCATGCTCCGCCGCGGCACCCGCGGCCGCTCCGCGCGCGAGCTCGAGGCCGCGCTCGACCGCCTCGGGGGCGAGCTGTCGGTGGAGGTGAGCGCGACGACCACCACCCTGCACGCGCAGGTGATCCGTCGCAATCTAGGCGGGTTCGTGGACCTGCTCGCCGAGGTCCTCGGGAGCCCCGCGTTCGCACCCGACGAGGTCGAGCGACTGCGCAAGAAGGTGCTCGCGGAGCTCATCGAGGCGCGCGACAGCGACCGCCACCTCGCGCAGGTCGCCTTCCGCGCCGCGATGTTCGAGGGACACCCGTTCGGCCGCTCGGCCCAGGGGCGCCCTCGCACCCTCGCCACGATCACGCCAGAGACGCTCGAGGCCCACTACCGCGGGCACTACCTGCGCGAGACCGCGACCTTCGGCTTCGCCGGCGACGTGGGCGCGCAGGAGGCCTCGGAGATCGCCGAGCGCCTCTCGGCCGCGCTCCCGAGCGGCGCCGCGCCGTCGTTCGACGCCCTCCACGATCCGCCCGGGCCGCGCGGCCGGCGCCTCGTGATCGTCGACAAGCCCGAGCGCTCGCAGACGCAGATCCTCATCGGCGCGCTGGGCACCTCGGGCCACGACCCCGACCACGTCCCGCTGCTCGTCGGAACGGCCATTTTCGGCGGTACGTTCACCTCGCGGCTGATGCGCGAGGTCCGCTCGAAGCGCGGCTGGTCGTACGGCGCGAGCGCGAGGCTCTCGGTGGAGCGCGTGCGCCACGCGCTCACCGTCTGGACCTTCCCGGCGTCGACCGACGCCCCGAAGTGTGTCGCGTTGGAGCTCGATCTCCTCGAGCGCTTCGTCGAGCGAGGCGTGACCCCGCGCGAGACGGCGTTCGTGCGAAATTACCTCGTCCGATCGCACGCGTTCGAAATCGACACGCCGACGAAGCGCCTCCACCAGGCGCTGGACACCCACACGCTCGCGCTGCCGGCCGACTACCACACCTCGTACCTCGAGCGCGTCCGCGCGACGACGGCCGCGTCCGCGTCCGCGGCCGTGCGCGAGCGGATCTCGACGCAAGATCTCGCGATCGTCGTCGTCGGGACCGCGAGCACGATCGAGGCCGAGCTGCGGGCGGCGCTGCCGAGGCTCGACGACGTGCGCGTCGTGCCGTTCGACGCGGACGCCGACGCGAATGACTGA
- a CDS encoding insulinase family protein → MDKRILATISTLNARAPSPAHQWTYEGDVPFGADPVRAFTLGNGLRLLLLVDRQAPTVSYFTWFRVGSRHERPGKTGLAHLFEHLMFNETENLRAGQFDRRLEESGAESNAATWLDWTYYYESLPRDRFGLAVSLESERMAHLVLREPQVTSEKEVVANERRYRVEDDVEGAANELLYKTAFDRHPYHWPTIGWMDDIQNFTPADCEAFYASYYAPNNATLVVVGDVSERAVLEKVGRAYGGIPRGVVPEEDTLPDPPQTAAREVVLRRPTATTKVLVGYRGPSLGDSEHTVLCVLNEVLFGGRASRLYERMVVATEVATELRGWVSTFRDPGLYEVFLTARAPHGPEELLRDFDAEIANLKEELVTEDELERAKARLELGLLQSLDTAAGKAEQIGFYDTVLGDPRGAFAKLEAYRRVTRGQVRTAARRWLGAASRTVVTVLPQATESAAVSA, encoded by the coding sequence ATGGACAAGCGCATTCTGGCCACGATCTCGACGCTGAACGCGCGCGCGCCCTCCCCCGCCCACCAGTGGACCTACGAGGGCGACGTGCCCTTCGGCGCCGATCCGGTGCGCGCGTTCACGCTCGGGAACGGCCTCCGTTTGCTGCTGCTCGTGGACCGGCAGGCGCCAACCGTGAGCTATTTTACCTGGTTTCGCGTGGGCTCGCGCCACGAGCGGCCGGGTAAGACGGGGCTCGCGCACCTGTTCGAGCACCTGATGTTCAACGAGACCGAGAACCTGCGCGCCGGGCAGTTCGACCGCCGGCTCGAGGAGAGCGGCGCGGAGTCGAACGCCGCCACCTGGCTCGACTGGACGTACTATTACGAGTCGCTCCCGAGAGATCGCTTCGGCCTCGCCGTGTCCCTCGAGTCGGAGCGCATGGCCCACCTCGTGCTGCGGGAGCCGCAGGTGACGAGCGAGAAGGAGGTGGTCGCGAACGAGCGGCGCTATCGCGTGGAGGACGACGTCGAGGGCGCGGCGAACGAGCTGCTCTACAAGACCGCCTTCGATCGGCACCCGTACCACTGGCCCACGATCGGCTGGATGGACGACATCCAGAACTTCACCCCCGCCGACTGCGAGGCGTTCTACGCGAGCTACTACGCGCCGAACAACGCGACGCTCGTGGTGGTGGGCGACGTGAGCGAGCGCGCGGTGCTGGAGAAGGTCGGGCGCGCGTACGGGGGCATTCCCCGGGGCGTCGTGCCGGAGGAGGACACCCTCCCCGATCCGCCCCAGACGGCGGCGCGCGAGGTCGTGCTGCGTCGCCCCACCGCGACCACGAAGGTGCTGGTGGGCTACCGGGGCCCGTCGCTCGGCGACAGCGAGCACACCGTCCTCTGCGTGCTGAACGAGGTCCTCTTCGGCGGTCGCGCGTCGCGCCTCTACGAGCGGATGGTCGTCGCGACCGAGGTCGCGACCGAGCTGCGCGGGTGGGTCTCGACCTTCCGTGATCCCGGCCTCTACGAGGTATTCCTCACTGCGCGGGCGCCGCACGGCCCCGAAGAGCTGCTCCGCGATTTCGACGCCGAGATCGCGAACCTGAAGGAGGAGCTCGTGACGGAGGACGAGCTCGAGCGCGCGAAGGCCCGGCTCGAGCTCGGGCTCCTCCAGTCGCTCGACACGGCCGCGGGCAAGGCCGAGCAGATAGGCTTCTACGACACTGTGCTGGGCGATCCGCGGGGCGCGTTCGCGAAGCTCGAGGCGTACCGGCGCGTGACCCGCGGGCAGGTGCGGACGGCCGCGCGTAGGTGGCTCGGCGCCGCCTCGCGGACCGTCGTCACGGTGCTCCCGCAGGCGACCGAGTCCGCGGCGGTGAGCGCATGA